One window of Bacteroidales bacterium genomic DNA carries:
- a CDS encoding ParB/RepB/Spo0J family partition protein, with protein sequence MTSKKKALGRGLDAILQSPETDITSRDISGDYVAGAIADIAISKIGANPFQPRTSFEAESLEELAQSIKMQGIIQPITVRKIGYDRYQLIAGERRLKAAEITGLKAVPCYIRVANDEQMLELALIENIHRKDLNAIEIAISYQRLIDELNLTQEDVSQKVGKDRATVSNYIRLLKLPPEVQYALRHDQISMGHARSLISIPESELQLKALLRIVEKGLSVRETEKLARDIQAPPLHKTEEKEAGIPENLQNAGVRLHEKIGASITIKRNNKGQGSLVIKFGSDKDLERILGILNQHS encoded by the coding sequence ATGACATCTAAGAAAAAAGCGCTTGGCCGGGGATTGGATGCCATTCTGCAAAGCCCGGAAACTGATATCACTTCCCGCGATATTTCCGGGGATTATGTCGCAGGAGCCATTGCAGACATTGCCATTTCCAAAATCGGTGCAAATCCGTTCCAGCCACGTACAAGTTTTGAAGCTGAAAGCCTTGAAGAACTTGCCCAATCGATCAAAATGCAGGGTATAATCCAGCCTATAACGGTCAGGAAAATCGGCTACGACCGTTACCAGCTCATAGCAGGGGAACGCAGGCTTAAAGCAGCTGAAATAACAGGTCTGAAAGCGGTTCCCTGTTACATCAGGGTTGCGAATGACGAGCAGATGCTTGAACTGGCTCTGATAGAGAATATCCACCGCAAGGATCTCAATGCCATAGAAATTGCGATTAGTTACCAACGGCTCATCGATGAGCTCAATCTGACCCAGGAAGATGTCAGTCAAAAAGTCGGGAAAGACCGGGCTACTGTTTCCAATTATATCAGGCTTTTGAAATTACCACCCGAAGTTCAATACGCGCTCAGGCATGACCAGATATCCATGGGACATGCAAGGTCTCTGATCAGCATCCCGGAATCAGAACTCCAGCTTAAAGCTCTTTTACGGATCGTTGAGAAAGGGCTCTCTGTGAGGGAAACAGAAAAACTGGCCAGGGACATTCAAGCTCCGCCTTTGCATAAGACAGAAGAAAAAGAGGCCGGAATTCCGGAAAACCTTCAAAATGCCGGCGTCCGCCTTCATGAAAAGATCGGGGCTTCCATCACCATCAAGCGCAATAATAAAGGGCAGGGTTCCCTCGTTATTAAATTCGGTTCCGATAAGGATTTGGAACGAATTTTGGGAATACTTAACCAGCATAGCTGA
- a CDS encoding AAA family ATPase → MGKVIALANQKGGVGKTTTAINLGASLAILEYKTLLIDADPQANLTSGVGFDPKNIKTSVYECIIDDLDPNNIILNTQTPYLDLLPAHIDLVGAEIEMINLPSREKMMRRVIQKVRDKYDFILIDCSPSLGLVTINALTAADSVIIPVQCEYFALEGLGKLLNTIKIVQTRLNPSLDIEGILLTMFDIRLRLSKQVVEEVKTHFQQMVFDTIIHRNTRLSEAPSFGETVIMHDATSVGAINYLNLAREILQKNGMTNLSEADKTIDIINDI, encoded by the coding sequence ATGGGCAAGGTCATCGCATTAGCCAATCAAAAAGGAGGAGTCGGAAAAACAACTACCGCAATAAACCTGGGGGCTAGTCTTGCCATCCTTGAATATAAAACTTTGCTGATAGATGCAGATCCGCAGGCTAATTTGACCTCGGGTGTCGGGTTTGATCCCAAAAACATCAAGACCAGCGTTTATGAATGTATTATTGACGACCTGGATCCAAACAATATTATTCTTAATACCCAGACACCTTACCTGGATTTGCTGCCAGCCCACATCGACCTGGTTGGGGCCGAAATTGAAATGATCAATTTGCCAAGCCGGGAAAAGATGATGCGCCGTGTTATTCAGAAGGTCAGGGACAAGTACGACTTTATTCTGATCGATTGCTCGCCATCATTAGGTTTGGTGACTATCAACGCCCTGACAGCAGCGGATTCGGTCATAATTCCCGTACAATGTGAATATTTTGCGCTGGAAGGGCTTGGCAAACTCCTGAACACAATCAAAATCGTTCAGACAAGGTTAAATCCTTCTCTCGACATTGAAGGTATCCTGCTGACCATGTTCGATATCCGTCTTCGCCTTTCGAAGCAGGTTGTCGAAGAAGTTAAGACTCATTTTCAGCAAATGGTTTTTGATACGATCATCCACCGGAATACCAGGCTGAGCGAAGCGCCCAGCTTCGGTGAAACAGTGATCATGCATGACGCCACCAGCGTTGGCGCTATCAATTATCTGAACCTCGCCAGGGAAATCCTTCAGAAAAACGGGATGACAAACCTGAGCGAAGCTGATAAAACAATCGATATAATAAATGACATCTAA
- a CDS encoding PUR family DNA/RNA-binding protein — translation MEEFGNKEIRKEEVFSRVIRAGKRTYFFDVKATRSGENYLTITESKRRFDNEQGKFFYEKHKIFLYREDFEKFMAGLNEVMHFVETGEKPEGIEDEPVSGDEHHTDLDFDDLGTSGEEGKDQ, via the coding sequence ATGGAAGAGTTTGGAAATAAAGAGATAAGGAAAGAGGAAGTGTTTTCAAGGGTTATCCGGGCAGGTAAAAGGACATATTTTTTTGATGTCAAAGCCACCCGGTCCGGAGAAAACTACCTGACGATCACTGAAAGCAAAAGGCGGTTTGACAACGAACAAGGCAAGTTTTTTTATGAAAAACACAAAATCTTTCTTTACAGGGAAGATTTTGAAAAATTTATGGCTGGCCTGAATGAAGTGATGCATTTCGTTGAAACGGGTGAAAAGCCTGAAGGTATTGAGGATGAGCCGGTTTCTGGTGATGAACACCACACTGACCTGGATTTTGACGATCTTGGAACCTCAGGAGAAGAGGGCAAGGATCAATAA